A single Chloracidobacterium sp. DNA region contains:
- a CDS encoding glycogen synthase → MRVAVISAEAVPYSKTGGLGDVAGALPKALKQVGIDAFLITPCYLQTKGEYLWHTAVDDLWVNWRGRSVRVKAFYSEANGSPTFLIDYPPLFHRDSIYGYTEDYERFAFFNHAALELITRLGGAPDIVHLNDWHCGFAAVELASRRNSDPYWRNTRTVFSIHNMAFQGGFGLGQLPSMGFTSEFARNAFSFNGYASAMKAGLEVSDTLSTVSKRYSREIQTAENGYGLDWLSRQRAGRLIGITNGVDYEVWNPASDPELPAHFSIDDLSGKLECKKALLEQFHLPMELDRPIFASITRLTSQKGVELIRQGAGDILAAGGFFIALGSGEKESEKFLQALRDHAPSRVGVYIGYNESLAHLIEAGADMFLMPSKFEPCGLNQMYSLRYGTVPIVRAVGGLDDTVQNWDAVSETGNGFKFVEYKADKLLEKIYEARFAYADKRSWAKIQRNGMSVDNSWENAARNYVDLYNWTLS, encoded by the coding sequence ATGAGAGTAGCCGTAATTTCCGCTGAGGCAGTTCCATACTCCAAGACCGGTGGGCTTGGCGACGTCGCCGGGGCATTGCCGAAGGCTCTCAAGCAGGTCGGGATCGACGCATTTCTGATCACGCCGTGTTACTTGCAGACAAAGGGCGAGTATCTCTGGCATACGGCGGTCGATGATCTCTGGGTCAACTGGCGCGGACGCTCGGTCCGGGTCAAGGCATTCTACAGCGAAGCAAATGGCTCGCCGACTTTCCTGATCGACTATCCGCCGCTATTCCACCGCGACTCCATTTATGGTTACACCGAGGATTACGAGCGTTTCGCGTTCTTTAACCACGCAGCGTTGGAATTGATCACGCGCTTAGGCGGTGCTCCCGACATTGTCCATCTTAATGATTGGCACTGTGGGTTTGCCGCCGTTGAACTTGCCTCAAGACGAAACTCGGATCCGTATTGGCGAAACACCCGGACAGTGTTTTCAATTCACAATATGGCATTTCAGGGCGGCTTTGGCCTCGGTCAGTTGCCATCAATGGGATTTACCTCAGAGTTTGCCAGAAATGCGTTCAGCTTCAATGGATATGCCTCGGCGATGAAGGCAGGACTTGAAGTATCGGATACGCTCTCGACCGTATCAAAGCGATATTCGCGCGAGATCCAGACCGCAGAGAACGGCTACGGCCTCGACTGGTTGTCACGGCAGCGTGCCGGGCGGTTGATCGGCATTACGAACGGCGTTGATTACGAGGTTTGGAATCCCGCATCGGACCCCGAATTACCCGCACATTTTTCGATCGATGACCTCTCAGGCAAGCTCGAGTGCAAAAAGGCTCTTCTCGAGCAGTTCCATTTACCAATGGAACTCGACCGACCGATCTTTGCCAGCATTACGCGATTGACGTCGCAGAAAGGTGTCGAACTTATCCGCCAGGGTGCAGGCGACATTTTGGCCGCCGGTGGCTTTTTTATCGCTCTGGGGTCGGGGGAAAAGGAGTCGGAGAAGTTTCTACAAGCACTTCGCGATCACGCACCGTCGCGGGTCGGGGTTTACATCGGTTATAATGAATCCTTGGCACATCTTATCGAGGCAGGAGCGGATATGTTTCTGATGCCCTCGAAGTTTGAGCCGTGCGGGCTAAATCAAATGTATTCGTTGAGATACGGCACGGTGCCGATCGTCCGTGCCGTCGGCGGCCTCGATGATACCGTCCAAAATTGGGACGCGGTCAGCGAAACAGGAAACGGCTTTAAATTTGTAGAATACAAAGCTGATAAATTGTTGGAAAAGATCTACGAAGCTCGCTTTGCCTACGCGGACAAGCGGTCGTGGGCAAAGATCCAGCGAAACGGAATGTCGGTCGACAACTCGTGGGAGAACGCTGCGCGTAACTACGTCGATCTCTATAACTGGACGCTCAGTTAG
- a CDS encoding adenylosuccinate synthase, with protein sequence MIIVIIGAQWGDEGKGKVVDLLADRFDIVSRYQGGHNAGHSVYVGDKAFVLRLLPSGIIHEDKICVLGNGMVIDPKAFFEEVDQIAEKGISVSPERLKVSSRAHLIMPYHRALDHTSEERLGNEKIGTTLRGIGPAYEDKAGRRGIRVADAMNPELLKLRIERNLEEANRIIVLFGQQPLRADEILAEIEPLVERLRPFVCETSHYLAEARKAHKKILLEGAQATLLDVDHGTYPYVTSSNPTAGGASVGAGIPPHHITGVLGIVRTYATRVGEGPFPTEMVDSEEDMANIIRQRGNEYGSVTKRPRRCGWFDAVATRYAAELNGFDSVALTKLDVLDALTEINVCIGYEIDGKRVDTFPAVSSELLKIKPIYETLPGWTSDTIGTTEFDQLPEKAQAYVRFLSEQIGTEIGLISTGPERDQTIILKESVMEGWFESKA encoded by the coding sequence ATGATTATCGTAATAATTGGTGCCCAGTGGGGCGACGAGGGAAAAGGGAAGGTTGTTGACCTATTGGCTGACCGATTTGATATAGTATCGCGCTATCAGGGTGGGCATAACGCCGGTCACAGCGTGTATGTCGGCGATAAAGCCTTTGTTTTGAGGCTCTTACCGTCAGGTATCATTCACGAAGATAAGATATGTGTTCTCGGCAACGGAATGGTCATTGACCCGAAAGCCTTTTTCGAGGAAGTCGATCAGATCGCCGAAAAGGGCATTTCCGTTTCACCGGAACGCCTCAAGGTTTCCTCACGTGCTCATCTCATAATGCCGTATCATCGGGCTCTCGATCATACGTCTGAAGAGCGTCTCGGCAATGAAAAGATCGGAACTACGCTTCGCGGCATCGGCCCTGCATACGAGGACAAGGCCGGTCGACGCGGTATCCGCGTCGCCGATGCGATGAACCCCGAGCTTTTGAAACTCCGTATTGAGCGTAATCTGGAAGAAGCTAACCGCATAATCGTATTATTTGGCCAGCAGCCGCTGAGAGCAGACGAGATTCTGGCTGAGATCGAGCCTCTGGTCGAACGGCTTCGTCCGTTCGTATGTGAAACGTCTCACTACCTCGCCGAGGCTCGTAAGGCTCATAAAAAGATCTTACTCGAAGGTGCTCAGGCAACTTTGCTGGACGTCGATCACGGGACCTATCCGTACGTCACATCGTCAAACCCGACCGCCGGCGGTGCATCGGTCGGTGCCGGCATTCCGCCGCACCATATTACGGGCGTTTTGGGCATTGTCCGAACTTATGCGACACGCGTCGGCGAAGGCCCGTTTCCCACCGAAATGGTGGATTCGGAAGAAGATATGGCGAATATTATTCGTCAACGTGGAAACGAATACGGCTCTGTGACCAAGCGTCCGCGACGCTGTGGATGGTTTGACGCGGTCGCGACGAGATATGCGGCCGAGCTCAATGGCTTTGACTCGGTCGCTCTGACCAAGCTTGATGTGCTCGACGCTCTGACTGAGATCAATGTGTGCATCGGCTATGAGATCGACGGCAAGCGTGTTGACACATTTCCCGCCGTTTCCAGCGAACTTCTGAAGATCAAACCGATCTATGAGACGCTACCGGGATGGACGTCGGATACGATCGGCACGACCGAATTTGATCAGCTGCCGGAAAAGGCTCAAGCCTACGTTCGGTTCCTTTCAGAGCAGATCGGGACCGAGATCGGATTGATCTCAACCGGGCCCGAACGTGACCAAACGATAATTCTCAAAGAATCGGTAATGGAAGGCTGGTTCGAGTCGAAAGCCTAA
- a CDS encoding GNAT family N-acetyltransferase has product MRAANIEIVEFSDEWAEDFAALNYEWIDKFFVAEKHDREILDNPRKFVIEAGGEIFMAIVAGLAAGTVAMIPSGGQTMELTKMAVSPEFQGMGIGDNLVERCSTFAKTKGVQTIWLESHTTLAPALSLYRKHGFVEVPGDPNSLYSRADIRMELAI; this is encoded by the coding sequence ATGAGGGCAGCGAATATTGAAATTGTTGAGTTTAGTGACGAATGGGCGGAGGATTTCGCCGCACTTAACTACGAATGGATCGACAAGTTTTTCGTGGCGGAAAAGCATGATCGCGAAATACTCGACAACCCGCGTAAATTCGTGATCGAGGCTGGTGGCGAGATATTCATGGCGATAGTCGCAGGCCTCGCTGCCGGAACGGTCGCGATGATCCCATCGGGCGGGCAGACGATGGAACTCACGAAAATGGCCGTTTCCCCCGAGTTTCAGGGAATGGGCATCGGTGACAACCTAGTCGAACGATGCTCGACTTTCGCCAAGACAAAAGGCGTTCAAACTATCTGGCTAGAATCTCACACGACGCTCGCTCCGGCATTAAGTCTGTACCGTAAACACGGCTTTGTCGAGGTACCTGGCGATCCCAATTCTCTCTATTCACGTGCGGATATAAGAATGGAACTTGCCATATAA
- a CDS encoding CHAT domain-containing protein — translation MRINPNMWTNAIRSILVIFALVLMSETSLSQPGSQTLSTLYLKGHFEDVAKLAPAQISRLSQSGRLEEASYIGFLTCRTLIQLGRYDEANQVVEPFIFDSKLQSRFPSSVASLYLCKAAVSRSTRDFGAALENLRLANSISANDSASLAAYYLEVGRTLYSAGHDFAAIIWLEKAEKEALANDHTSIYYDALRFLSLAWTAKFYYANALSYAEKLVAKSSIGEFEHRNRIAHLELANLLDITGQPQRSKDLYLKGLALSTRASVNYHAGQFLSSLLLRSLYENDIEAAKNYLARLESIDKQKQFCFERLLGRALVENFKGNRILSDEYFSRLANEKGTSDYVVPYWKSTIAERDQNWKELITNAHRLRKLTEDENFQDDLPRIYYKLALGSWRLGDHRSAREHAAKSLSLFEPFRNTPTVDLSIAMMEVHHSVYRLLSEIEVTGNPTRAFEYSELLKANLLRDRIERSVLKPRPELSESIRNELLTTSRTYIEGKGNEAVLTELENGIVSDKQTGSKQTQDFSTQDFKLPEDVTIVSYEFTQSGQLLAFVLESAKALRAVKLPVNEVEAAKLASETQTKIMDRIFFKIDGKKIYDLLLKPLELKSNHLVIVPDKLLWRIPFHALSPDGNKYLIETKTVSYSPSVYLLKQQLASEPPHRQTIQIFANDTFNRQKLAYVNSEAMVIGKLFGISPRLNAHRLDFLKSVAETDILHFSMHAQLDSENPLSSFLAFQQNGEDSGRLTVNDLLSVRLKPKSLAFLASCDTSKVHSGEGLVSIPWAMLGSGSTSVISSQWEVSDKSTQLFATTFYAEYLKGHSTSLALQKAAISFIQNKHHGFHEPYFWAAFNILGDFR, via the coding sequence ATGAGAATCAACCCGAACATGTGGACTAATGCGATTCGATCGATTCTGGTCATTTTCGCATTAGTTCTCATGTCGGAAACATCTCTGAGCCAACCCGGTTCGCAGACCTTATCTACGCTCTATTTAAAGGGCCACTTCGAAGATGTAGCCAAACTCGCACCTGCACAAATCTCACGACTGTCACAATCCGGAAGATTAGAAGAGGCATCTTATATAGGCTTTCTAACTTGTCGGACTTTAATCCAACTGGGGCGATATGACGAAGCTAACCAAGTCGTCGAGCCCTTCATTTTCGATTCCAAACTACAATCTCGCTTTCCCAGCTCTGTAGCATCTCTTTACCTATGTAAGGCCGCAGTTTCTCGCTCGACGCGCGATTTTGGAGCGGCTCTTGAAAACCTGCGACTAGCGAACTCGATATCGGCAAATGACTCTGCATCGCTCGCAGCTTATTACTTGGAGGTCGGTCGGACCCTATATTCGGCAGGACACGATTTCGCAGCGATCATATGGTTGGAAAAAGCTGAGAAAGAGGCTCTGGCAAACGACCACACTTCTATTTACTATGACGCACTACGATTTCTGAGCTTAGCTTGGACTGCGAAATTCTACTATGCCAACGCACTTAGTTATGCGGAAAAATTAGTTGCGAAATCTTCGATAGGAGAATTCGAACATCGCAACAGAATCGCACATCTCGAATTAGCGAACCTGCTCGATATCACCGGCCAGCCACAACGATCGAAGGACCTGTATCTCAAGGGTCTTGCCCTTTCGACGCGAGCTAGTGTGAACTACCACGCTGGACAGTTCCTTTCCAGTCTCTTGCTGCGATCATTATATGAAAATGATATTGAGGCCGCGAAAAATTACCTTGCAAGATTGGAATCAATCGACAAACAAAAGCAATTTTGTTTTGAGCGTCTTCTAGGGAGAGCCTTGGTCGAGAACTTCAAGGGAAACCGAATACTTTCAGACGAGTATTTTTCAAGGTTGGCAAACGAGAAAGGCACTTCCGATTACGTTGTGCCCTACTGGAAAAGCACGATTGCTGAGCGAGATCAGAACTGGAAAGAACTTATCACGAATGCTCATCGTCTACGTAAATTGACTGAAGATGAGAATTTTCAAGACGACCTTCCCCGGATCTATTACAAACTCGCATTAGGTTCATGGCGGCTAGGCGACCATCGATCTGCGAGGGAACACGCGGCAAAATCACTCTCCTTGTTCGAGCCCTTTCGAAACACTCCTACCGTCGATCTTTCGATTGCGATGATGGAGGTTCACCATTCCGTCTATAGGCTACTCAGCGAGATTGAGGTAACTGGCAATCCCACGAGAGCCTTTGAATATTCTGAACTACTTAAAGCAAATCTGCTTAGGGACAGGATCGAACGGTCCGTCCTGAAGCCACGCCCTGAACTATCCGAATCGATCCGAAACGAACTTCTTACGACTTCTCGCACCTACATTGAAGGAAAAGGAAATGAAGCGGTCCTAACAGAGTTGGAAAACGGCATTGTGAGCGATAAACAAACAGGGAGTAAGCAAACTCAGGATTTCTCGACACAGGATTTTAAACTTCCCGAGGACGTTACAATAGTTTCCTATGAATTCACGCAGTCAGGCCAACTCCTTGCCTTCGTCCTTGAATCAGCAAAGGCTTTACGTGCAGTTAAACTCCCCGTCAACGAAGTAGAGGCCGCAAAACTCGCGTCAGAAACACAAACTAAAATAATGGATCGAATTTTCTTCAAAATCGATGGGAAGAAAATCTACGATCTATTGCTGAAACCATTGGAACTGAAATCAAATCACCTAGTAATCGTCCCTGACAAGCTTTTGTGGAGAATACCTTTCCATGCCCTGAGCCCGGACGGAAATAAATACTTGATCGAGACGAAAACGGTTTCGTATTCACCGTCTGTTTATTTGCTAAAGCAACAGCTTGCATCCGAGCCGCCCCACAGACAAACTATTCAGATCTTTGCGAACGATACGTTCAACCGTCAGAAACTAGCTTATGTAAATAGCGAGGCGATGGTTATTGGAAAGCTATTCGGAATCTCCCCTCGGCTGAATGCCCACAGATTGGATTTCCTCAAATCTGTAGCGGAAACGGATATCCTTCATTTCTCAATGCATGCCCAACTCGATAGCGAAAATCCTCTATCTTCATTTCTTGCCTTTCAGCAAAATGGCGAGGACTCTGGCAGATTGACGGTCAACGATCTCCTATCGGTTCGCCTCAAGCCGAAAAGCTTAGCATTCCTCGCATCTTGTGACACGAGCAAAGTGCATAGTGGCGAAGGTCTGGTAAGTATTCCGTGGGCAATGCTGGGATCAGGGAGCACATCGGTGATCTCATCTCAGTGGGAAGTAAGTGACAAGTCAACGCAGTTATTTGCTACTACGTTTTATGCTGAGTATCTCAAAGGACACTCCACTTCGCTCGCTTTACAGAAAGCGGCGATTTCATTTATCCAGAACAAGCATCATGGGTTTCATGAGCCATACTTTTGGGCAGCCTTTAATATCCTCGGGGATTTTCGCTAG
- a CDS encoding S9 family peptidase: MRITKMNGKINNLRRLQMVAVICLCSHFTMLAQQSEDLPVPPSFKLEGVPRIKNDDVKHLFFEPSAIKNNLIWDVDRAARRLFVTDEKNAIYSVESPLAKPKLVIDGRVPSTFRVSPTSSVVAFNNDKEDTDNYALFLWDGKSEIRKLSSFNGKDDSVDSFIWNRDGKSIYYTLNDYETKLTKLCQSDLSASKCFSLELKGLWNVIDIDRGNILLKYWKSSSNQHIFIYSISTGRLTPLSESGNATKAFFVAGTALLLAEDSPECGGNRCLISIDPRTSKKEIIGLQNVHGHLGDIKPSPDGKSLLVQEAINGIDSLWIGKIKDRKVIPTVANFLSGSNVVWNTRWLSETEIVFTIENISQPAMIQSFDLGSKKTTTWTNAHLPEVLTGTVKPPETIRWRSFDNKEISGYIVKPSKIEKKSPVLVFIHGGPQVLDRPTFSSLDVRFVTYLGLSVIHTNIRGSRGFGNEFMDADNGARREDAVRDISSLLDWIEKQPDLDADNVIIRGESYGGFVALATGLKESSRIRAVIAEYPLVSIRNYLQQSWIDEFAKNEYGDPKDEILMKKLDELSPLNNASRWKGTPLFLTRGKLDSRVPEGDVLGLKSQLRDAGANVWFIYANEAGHGVGGRFVTAAMYEFIKTHLRRK, translated from the coding sequence ATGCGTATCACCAAAATGAATGGAAAAATAAACAATTTACGAAGGTTGCAGATGGTTGCGGTCATCTGTCTTTGTTCGCATTTTACGATGCTGGCACAGCAATCCGAAGATCTGCCTGTGCCACCCAGCTTTAAGTTGGAGGGGGTTCCGCGGATCAAGAATGACGATGTTAAACACCTGTTCTTTGAACCGTCTGCCATAAAAAACAATTTGATATGGGATGTTGATCGAGCGGCGCGACGACTGTTTGTCACCGATGAAAAGAATGCCATCTATTCAGTAGAATCGCCACTGGCCAAGCCAAAGTTGGTGATCGACGGGAGGGTGCCAAGCACGTTCCGAGTAAGTCCAACTTCGTCAGTAGTTGCCTTTAACAACGACAAAGAAGACACGGATAATTACGCTCTATTTCTTTGGGACGGAAAATCTGAAATCCGAAAGCTATCGAGTTTTAATGGAAAGGATGATTCTGTTGATTCATTTATCTGGAACCGAGATGGAAAGAGCATCTATTACACGCTCAACGATTACGAAACCAAGTTAACCAAACTCTGTCAAAGCGATTTGAGTGCGAGCAAATGCTTCTCCTTGGAACTAAAAGGCCTTTGGAATGTGATCGACATCGACCGAGGCAACATCTTGCTTAAATACTGGAAATCATCCAGCAATCAACACATCTTTATTTATTCGATCAGTACCGGCAGACTCACCCCACTATCTGAATCTGGAAATGCGACAAAGGCTTTTTTCGTGGCCGGAACGGCACTCCTATTAGCCGAAGATTCGCCGGAGTGCGGGGGTAATCGATGCTTGATCTCAATTGATCCCCGCACCAGCAAAAAGGAAATCATAGGTCTTCAGAATGTCCATGGGCATCTGGGGGACATTAAGCCGTCGCCAGATGGAAAATCACTTTTGGTTCAGGAAGCAATAAACGGAATAGACAGTCTCTGGATAGGAAAGATCAAGGACCGAAAAGTTATTCCAACCGTTGCTAACTTTCTGAGCGGCTCGAATGTCGTTTGGAATACCCGCTGGCTTTCCGAAACCGAGATCGTATTCACCATCGAAAATATCAGTCAACCCGCAATGATACAGTCGTTCGATCTCGGATCGAAGAAAACAACCACTTGGACGAACGCCCATTTGCCTGAGGTTTTGACGGGCACCGTGAAACCTCCCGAAACAATACGCTGGAGGTCTTTCGATAATAAAGAAATTTCTGGTTACATCGTCAAACCCTCGAAAATTGAAAAGAAAAGTCCCGTGCTTGTGTTTATCCACGGTGGTCCTCAGGTGCTTGATCGCCCCACTTTTAGTTCTCTCGACGTCCGGTTTGTGACATACCTGGGGTTGTCCGTTATCCACACTAATATCCGTGGATCGAGAGGATTCGGAAATGAATTCATGGATGCGGATAACGGAGCAAGAAGAGAGGATGCCGTTCGAGATATTAGCTCGCTTCTCGATTGGATCGAAAAGCAGCCGGACCTCGACGCGGATAACGTGATCATCCGTGGCGAAAGCTACGGCGGCTTCGTGGCTCTAGCGACAGGGCTAAAGGAATCTTCCCGAATCCGGGCCGTCATCGCCGAATATCCGCTCGTGTCGATCAGGAATTATCTGCAGCAAAGTTGGATCGATGAATTTGCGAAGAATGAATATGGCGATCCAAAAGACGAAATCTTAATGAAAAAGCTTGATGAGCTTTCTCCGTTGAACAATGCTTCAAGGTGGAAAGGGACGCCGTTGTTCCTGACCAGGGGAAAACTCGACTCAAGAGTCCCCGAAGGGGACGTTCTCGGCCTCAAATCTCAACTGCGAGATGCGGGAGCCAATGTTTGGTTCATATATGCCAACGAGGCGGGACATGGCGTTGGAGGACGCTTCGTCACGGCCGCGATGTATGAATTTATTAAGACTCACTTACGGAGGAAATGA
- a CDS encoding sigma-70 family RNA polymerase sigma factor: MANPIVSKLQTSPGSPPTGGPGDAHDREGFVAESLKLIRKVIAGRRSVPIDDVPDISQEIVLRLWKWRTKFEDKSARMADVDWLSFTARTTHNEVNRNLSNRGRHIEVSIDEVELSQGSQISPSDETFQLVEIAWQGICKLSLHQRQALLFSSIDLILQLFQFGIEEDELLGTLGLSRESWESISARMPLTDLEIAEIANTNSGKRQRRATAGAIKKARCDARKKLKELMK; this comes from the coding sequence TTGGCTAACCCGATCGTTTCCAAGTTGCAGACATCACCAGGATCCCCACCCACGGGCGGACCTGGCGATGCGCACGATCGCGAGGGCTTCGTCGCCGAATCATTAAAATTAATTCGAAAAGTGATCGCAGGGCGTAGATCCGTGCCTATTGATGACGTACCCGACATTTCGCAAGAGATCGTATTGAGGCTCTGGAAGTGGCGCACAAAGTTCGAGGATAAAAGTGCTCGAATGGCTGACGTCGATTGGTTGTCTTTCACTGCGCGTACCACCCATAACGAAGTAAATCGAAATTTATCAAATCGCGGAAGACACATCGAAGTATCAATTGATGAGGTCGAGTTAAGTCAAGGCTCGCAAATCTCACCTTCAGATGAAACCTTTCAGCTTGTCGAAATTGCGTGGCAAGGTATTTGCAAGCTAAGTCTGCATCAAAGGCAAGCACTTCTTTTCAGTTCAATAGATCTTATACTTCAACTTTTCCAGTTTGGAATCGAGGAGGATGAATTGTTAGGAACACTCGGGTTGTCGAGGGAATCTTGGGAATCTATTTCAGCAAGAATGCCTCTCACAGACCTTGAAATTGCCGAGATCGCGAACACCAACTCGGGCAAGCGGCAGAGAAGAGCTACCGCGGGTGCAATCAAGAAGGCGAGATGCGATGCCCGCAAGAAACTAAAGGAGTTGATGAAGTAA
- a CDS encoding GIY-YIG nuclease family protein yields MKAAMSEIDLDELRSELAEFAKTTKTVGHSAAEQRVIAGFEEIERFVDEHGRLPEQGDDRDIFERLYAVRLDRIRLLPDCREILKGLDSRGLLGDEAATRFRQEPTDDELLSALGGDQDEQDELTRLVHVRSREEIRAAEEIARRNRCEDFADFKPIFDQVQSDLDMGIRQTLKYKDDAEIRKGDLFIVDGQTALVAEAGETFISNFDREDRRLRVIYANGTESDLLGRSLMRALNRDKASRRIIEPSLGPLFAGIEEVGDFATGYIYVLRSQSEHPFIVEHRSVVHKIGVTGGDVKSRIANAKNDSTYLLADVEVVATFKLANINAKRLEALIHKFFSGARLDLKLNDRFGVEVESREWYLLPLSIIEEAIEKIKEGSIGNFRYDSESAQLVRV; encoded by the coding sequence ATGAAGGCCGCTATGAGTGAAATTGATCTCGATGAGCTAAGGTCCGAGCTAGCCGAGTTTGCAAAGACGACAAAAACTGTCGGGCATTCGGCAGCCGAGCAGCGCGTGATCGCGGGTTTCGAAGAAATTGAGCGGTTTGTGGATGAACATGGAAGGTTGCCTGAGCAGGGCGATGACAGAGACATCTTTGAACGTCTTTATGCTGTGAGGCTTGATCGCATTCGCCTATTGCCAGATTGCCGCGAAATCCTGAAAGGCCTTGACTCGCGAGGACTGCTTGGAGACGAAGCCGCCACCCGTTTCCGCCAGGAACCTACGGACGACGAACTGCTTTCCGCTTTAGGCGGGGATCAGGACGAGCAGGACGAACTAACACGATTAGTTCATGTTCGGTCACGCGAAGAAATAAGAGCAGCGGAAGAAATCGCGCGACGGAACCGGTGCGAAGATTTTGCCGACTTCAAACCAATCTTCGATCAGGTTCAGTCCGATCTCGATATGGGTATCCGACAGACTTTGAAATACAAAGACGATGCGGAGATCCGGAAAGGTGACCTGTTCATAGTGGACGGCCAGACGGCCTTGGTTGCCGAGGCGGGCGAAACTTTTATTAGTAACTTCGACCGCGAGGATAGGAGATTAAGGGTGATTTACGCCAACGGCACCGAGAGCGACCTCCTCGGACGTTCGCTGATGCGGGCTCTAAATAGAGACAAAGCAAGCCGTCGCATCATTGAACCCAGCCTCGGACCTCTATTTGCGGGAATCGAAGAAGTTGGAGATTTTGCAACCGGTTATATTTACGTACTCAGAAGTCAGTCGGAACATCCCTTTATCGTGGAACACCGTTCCGTTGTGCACAAGATCGGTGTGACCGGAGGAGACGTGAAAAGTCGCATTGCTAACGCAAAGAACGACTCGACGTATCTGCTGGCCGATGTTGAAGTGGTAGCAACTTTTAAACTCGCAAACATCAATGCGAAGCGCCTCGAAGCTCTGATTCACAAGTTCTTTTCTGGTGCACGTTTAGACCTGAAATTGAACGATCGTTTTGGCGTGGAGGTAGAATCGAGAGAGTGGTACCTGCTTCCGCTCTCAATCATTGAGGAAGCGATCGAGAAAATCAAAGAAGGTAGTATTGGAAATTTTCGATACGACTCGGAAAGTGCTCAGCTTGTCCGCGTGTGA